One stretch of Zootoca vivipara chromosome 8, rZooViv1.1, whole genome shotgun sequence DNA includes these proteins:
- the NHLRC1 gene encoding E3 ubiquitin-protein ligase NHLRC1, translated as MSAKASDSMQTTTELLDQTENSLLECKVCFEKYNEQKKHRPRNLPCGHVMCLECVTSLAHPRSFKLECPFCRRACKSSETSDCLPLLHLMEILSSSSNSVLVSGRTVGTAEDVAMPASQVLTFHLSFGGWGTLVNPTGIAVCQRSACLAVAHDGKKRIKLFSFNGRIIQQFGERGQAGNDIRYPTDVTITLDGHIAVTDSGDRSVKVFDFNGRGKLVISESFGLPWGLDTTPQNDVIMTDSVAGALYRLAADFKRGELKGVEKLCSNLCDPRKVAVSQASGAIAVIEHLMAKGPSCGCTVLKVFTADMQLISQVDTFGLNLVFPSKIYANAVTFSREGQVIVTDGYNQAVFCLGKPEEFPMCKPIITQGLSYPLALTFTPDSSLIVLDGGDHSLKVFTAS; from the coding sequence ATGTCTGCCAAGGCCAGTGACAGCATGCAGACCACGACAGAGCTGCTCGACCAGACAGAGAACAGTCTGCTCGAATGCAAAGTGTGCTTTGAAAAATACAACGAGCAGAAAAAGCACCGGCCAAGGAACTTGCCATGCGGACATGTCATGTGCCTGGAGTGTGTCACATCACTGGCTCATCCCCGGAGTTTTAAGCTGGAGTGCCCTTTCTGCCGCAGGGCTTGCAAATCATCCGAAACCAGCGATTGCTTGCCGTTGTTGCACCTGATGGAGATCTTGAGCTCTTCATCCAACAGTGTTCTGGTTTCAGGAAGGACTGTTGGAACAGCTGAGGATGTGGCGATGCCAGCATCTCAGGTCTTAACATTTCACCTGTCTTTCGGAGGATGGGGAACCCTGGTCAATCCAACAGGGATTGCTGTGTGTCAGAGGTCTGCCTGCCTAGCGGTGGCTCACGACGGCAAGAAGAGGATTAAACTCTTCAGTTTCAACGGGCGCATCATACAACAGTTTGGAGAAAGAGGGCAGGCAGGAAATGACATCAGGTACCCAACCGATGTCACCATCACACTGGACGGCCATATCGCAGTCACGGACAGCGGGGATCGTTCTGTCAAAGTGTTCGATTTCAACGGAAGGGGAAAGCTGGTTATCTCCGAGTCCTTCGGTTTACCGTGGGGCCTGGATACCACGCCTCAGAACGATGTGATCATGACCGATTCGGTGGCAGGTGCTCTGTATCGCTTGGCAGCAGACTTTAAGCGGGGGGAATTAAAGGGGGTGGAAAAGCTTTGTTCTAATTTGTGTGACCCGAGGAAAGTGGCCGTTTCTCAGGCCTCTGGGGCCATTGCTGTCATAGAGCATTTGATGGCGAAAGGACCAAGTTGCGGTTGCACCGTGCTGAAAGTATTCACTGCAGACATGCAGCTCATAAGCCAGGTGGACACATTTGGCCTGAATCTAGTATTTCCTTCCAAAATATATGCCAATGCTGTGACCTTCAGCAGGGAAGGTCAAGTAATAGTAACCGATGGCTATAACCAAGCAGTCTTCTGCCTTGGAAAACCTGAAGAGTTCCCTATGTGTAAACCTATCATTACCCAGGGTCTTTCTTACCCTTTGGCATTAACTTTCACACCAGACAGTTCTCTGATTGTCTTGGATGGTGGAGATCATTCTTTAAAAGTATTCACGGCTAgctga